From Thermoflavifilum aggregans, a single genomic window includes:
- the guaA gene encoding glutamine-hydrolyzing GMP synthase, which yields MQEKILIVDFGSQYTQLIARTVRECQVYAEIVPCTRSLELDDSVKGIILSGSPYSVNDPDSPHPPVQAWAQQRPILGICYGAQLMAQLWGGTVARSQHREYGRATLQITVQDPLWQGMNPSSQVWMSHADTIMQLPEGFESIATTEQIPVAAYRAQHRAHPLYGLQFHPEVMHSVEGKTVIWNFLFQICGCKGLWTPESFIEETVKHIRERVGNDEVIMALSGGVDSTVAAVLIHQAVGHRLHGIFVNHGLLRLHEFDQVMEAYRAMGLDVKGVDASDIFYRQLKGVTDPEEKRKRIGKTFIDVFQQEAKAFPQAHFLGQGTIYPDVIESVSVNGPSVTIKSHHNVGGLPEKMHLQLVEPLRMLFKDEVRRVGETLGVHPDILHRHPFPGPGLAIRILGEVTPEKVLLLQQADAIFMEQLREKGLYHQVWQAGAILLPVQSVGVMGDERTYEYVVALRAVTSRDGMTADWARLPDSFLAEVSNAIINRVKGINRVVYDISSKPPATIEWE from the coding sequence ATGCAGGAAAAAATTCTGATTGTTGATTTCGGCAGCCAATACACCCAGCTCATTGCCCGCACGGTGCGTGAATGCCAGGTATATGCGGAAATAGTGCCCTGCACCCGCTCTCTTGAACTGGACGATTCTGTCAAAGGCATCATTCTTTCCGGCAGCCCTTATTCGGTAAACGATCCGGATAGCCCGCATCCGCCCGTTCAGGCGTGGGCACAGCAGCGCCCTATTTTAGGCATTTGCTATGGCGCGCAGCTCATGGCACAGCTTTGGGGTGGAACGGTAGCACGCAGCCAGCATCGGGAATATGGGCGGGCTACCCTGCAAATTACTGTGCAGGACCCGCTCTGGCAGGGGATGAACCCCAGCTCGCAGGTATGGATGAGCCATGCTGATACCATCATGCAGCTACCCGAAGGCTTTGAATCCATCGCCACTACAGAACAGATTCCGGTGGCTGCCTACCGGGCACAACATAGGGCACATCCGCTGTATGGCCTGCAGTTCCATCCGGAAGTCATGCATTCCGTGGAAGGGAAAACGGTGATTTGGAATTTTCTGTTTCAGATCTGCGGCTGCAAAGGCTTGTGGACACCCGAGTCGTTTATCGAAGAAACAGTAAAGCATATCCGGGAACGGGTGGGCAATGATGAAGTTATCATGGCGCTGAGCGGAGGTGTGGATTCCACCGTAGCCGCCGTGCTTATCCACCAGGCTGTTGGTCATCGGCTGCATGGCATATTCGTGAATCATGGCCTGCTGCGCCTGCATGAATTTGACCAGGTCATGGAAGCCTATCGGGCTATGGGCTTGGATGTGAAAGGCGTGGATGCCAGCGATATATTTTATCGCCAGCTGAAAGGTGTTACCGACCCCGAAGAGAAACGCAAACGCATCGGTAAAACATTTATCGATGTATTCCAGCAGGAAGCCAAAGCTTTTCCGCAGGCCCATTTCCTGGGACAAGGCACCATTTATCCGGATGTGATTGAATCGGTTTCGGTAAATGGCCCTTCCGTAACCATCAAATCGCACCACAATGTAGGCGGATTGCCCGAAAAAATGCATCTGCAGCTGGTGGAGCCCCTGCGCATGCTGTTCAAGGATGAAGTGCGCCGGGTGGGCGAAACCCTGGGCGTGCATCCCGACATTCTGCACCGTCATCCTTTTCCGGGACCCGGACTGGCGATCCGTATCCTGGGCGAGGTGACTCCGGAAAAAGTGTTGCTGCTTCAGCAGGCTGATGCTATATTTATGGAACAGCTTCGGGAAAAGGGGCTTTATCACCAGGTCTGGCAGGCAGGAGCCATCCTGTTGCCCGTGCAAAGTGTAGGTGTGATGGGCGATGAGCGTACGTACGAATACGTAGTAGCTCTCCGAGCTGTGACTTCCCGGGATGGCATGACGGCCGACTGGGCACGGCTGCCCGACAGCTTCCTGGCCGAAGTATCGAATGCCATCATCAACCGGGTGAAAGGCATCAACCGGGTGGTTTACGATATCAGTTCCAAACCTCCGGCTACCATTGAATGGGAATAA
- a CDS encoding TonB-dependent receptor: MHACFTLLLMWSAVVSFSDPDLPIPPAGMYDTIPLPLQTAIPSDTIHSLQEVVIRAYEAQKPWMQEAAPVAVLNTAQLTRYSQASILPAMNTVAGIRMEQRSPSSYRLNIRGSSIRAPFGVREVNIYYNDIPLTSPGGDTYLNQLDVADFGQIQVIKGPAASVYGSGIGGVMLIQSPLAANATGNPAVEQKGLQHIQLQYEAGSYQTHHIIAQGSWGSATHLQYAHYNFFRSEGYRHHTASWQHSASYESLWKPNTHRQADVWIHYNHLYYQTPGGLTLNEMLQNPRMARPASGPYPSADSAHAAIDQQNFIAGFSLSNQLSTELQNRSAVYFSYTDLSNPTFRNVEYRKEPHMGVRTVMQYVHNLSNSKLTATAGTEWQQGFFSIVDYGNSNGKPDTLQTRYRETLLRGIVFAQADVDFPTGWSVTAGISLQRNAMSFYQYDPKPYKVWNLDFQNNWSPRLAILKTLFHEQMAVYVNISRGFSPPTLSELLPSTNILNTTLKPESGYNYELGWKGYALRQRLRWEINAYLFDLEQSISQQRDSSGADYFINAGHTRQPGLETSITYQLVNHTSGILPQTTVMSNLALTRYTYQGYAPLGHDYTGHRIPGVSPFTWVNELQCRWNASFSASLLWNHTQAIPLNDANTAYSRTYNLVDMSLHYMHTVFHRQPIEIYAGINNLLNQLYSLGDDVNAAGGRYYNPAPARNYYAGIRWMWK; this comes from the coding sequence ATGCATGCCTGTTTTACGCTTTTGCTGATGTGGAGTGCTGTTGTATCTTTTTCCGATCCGGACCTGCCAATTCCTCCAGCTGGCATGTACGATACCATTCCTTTGCCTTTGCAAACGGCCATTCCGAGTGACACCATCCATTCGCTGCAGGAAGTAGTGATAAGGGCCTATGAAGCACAAAAGCCCTGGATGCAGGAAGCCGCCCCGGTAGCCGTCCTGAATACAGCACAGCTTACCCGGTATTCCCAAGCCAGTATTTTACCCGCCATGAACACGGTTGCCGGTATTCGTATGGAACAGCGTTCTCCATCGAGCTATCGGCTCAATATCCGCGGCAGTTCTATTCGGGCTCCTTTTGGAGTCAGGGAAGTGAATATATATTACAATGACATCCCCCTCACCAGTCCGGGTGGTGATACTTACCTGAACCAGCTCGACGTGGCCGATTTTGGTCAGATACAGGTGATCAAAGGCCCGGCAGCGAGTGTATATGGCAGCGGCATCGGAGGAGTCATGCTGATTCAAAGCCCTTTGGCAGCAAATGCTACCGGCAACCCAGCTGTTGAGCAAAAGGGGCTGCAGCACATACAGCTTCAATATGAAGCTGGTAGCTACCAGACTCATCACATAATCGCCCAGGGCAGCTGGGGATCAGCCACCCATCTGCAATATGCCCACTATAATTTTTTCCGCTCCGAAGGATACCGGCATCACACCGCATCCTGGCAGCACAGTGCAAGCTATGAATCGCTTTGGAAACCCAACACCCATCGCCAGGCTGATGTGTGGATCCATTACAACCACCTGTATTATCAGACACCGGGTGGACTTACGCTGAACGAAATGCTTCAGAATCCCCGCATGGCACGCCCGGCCAGCGGCCCCTATCCATCAGCCGATAGTGCCCATGCGGCAATTGATCAACAAAATTTTATTGCTGGCTTCAGCCTGTCAAACCAGCTGTCGACCGAGCTGCAGAACCGATCTGCAGTGTACTTTTCCTATACCGATCTTTCCAACCCTACTTTCCGCAATGTGGAATACCGCAAGGAGCCTCATATGGGCGTACGAACGGTAATGCAATACGTGCACAACTTATCCAACAGCAAGCTCACAGCCACCGCCGGTACGGAATGGCAGCAGGGTTTTTTCAGCATTGTGGATTATGGAAACAGCAATGGCAAACCCGATACTTTGCAAACACGTTATCGCGAGACCCTGCTCCGCGGCATCGTTTTCGCCCAGGCTGATGTGGATTTCCCAACCGGATGGAGCGTCACAGCCGGCATCAGCCTGCAAAGGAATGCAATGAGCTTTTACCAGTATGACCCGAAGCCCTATAAGGTCTGGAACCTAGATTTCCAAAACAACTGGTCGCCCCGCCTGGCCATCCTCAAAACCTTATTCCACGAGCAGATGGCCGTGTATGTTAACATCAGTCGGGGATTTTCGCCTCCCACCCTGTCCGAACTGCTGCCTTCCACCAATATCCTGAATACCACACTCAAACCTGAATCGGGCTACAACTATGAACTGGGCTGGAAAGGATATGCCCTGCGGCAACGCCTGCGCTGGGAAATCAATGCCTACCTGTTTGACCTGGAGCAGAGCATCAGCCAGCAACGCGACAGCAGCGGAGCCGATTATTTCATCAATGCCGGCCACACCCGCCAGCCCGGATTGGAAACCAGCATCACCTATCAACTAGTAAATCATACTTCCGGCATCCTGCCCCAAACCACGGTGATGTCAAACTTAGCGCTTACCCGCTACACCTATCAGGGCTACGCACCTCTGGGACATGATTACACGGGTCATCGCATTCCCGGCGTTTCCCCCTTTACCTGGGTTAACGAATTGCAATGCCGGTGGAATGCATCTTTTAGTGCCTCCCTTCTGTGGAACCACACACAGGCAATCCCCCTCAATGATGCCAATACTGCCTACAGCCGCACCTATAACTTGGTGGATATGTCCCTGCATTACATGCACACGGTTTTTCACCGGCAGCCAATTGAAATTTATGCGGGTATAAATAACCTGCTCAACCAGCTCTACAGCCTGGGTGATGATGTGAATGCCGCAGGCGGTCGCTATTACAACCCTGCACCCGCCAGAAATTATTATGCCGGGATCCGGTGGATGTGGAAATAA
- a CDS encoding ATP-grasp domain-containing protein, with the protein MKKIGLLSGEHTNFTEQLLHRLQQARADVSVENILISHLLDQDTMDYQVIIDLISPKIPFYRWYLKQAALQGVAVCNNPFVWDGLNEWTGLLMARRLHIETPRTAILPSWEKPPAVSERAFGNLAFPLDWENIFDYIGFPAVMMPAHQMPDESNIHFLPDEKAFYRLHPLTGTQVMMLQQSLPWEAYFRCFVMGDQMQLVPYDPRRSAHQRYQAGFPLTAARIEEITSKARKLQVFCGYDFQVSEWAVANNQLYAVRLAQPFHEGLLSTLPDPMKDWLCDAIAQAALQVANTWSPDQDNLRWGKWPEASIHRQAFWNWTFQN; encoded by the coding sequence ATGAAAAAAATCGGATTGCTGTCGGGCGAACACACGAATTTTACTGAACAGCTCCTACACCGGCTGCAACAAGCCAGGGCAGATGTTTCCGTGGAAAATATCCTCATCTCCCACCTGCTGGATCAGGATACCATGGATTACCAGGTGATCATCGATCTAATTTCTCCGAAAATACCATTTTATCGCTGGTATCTGAAACAGGCTGCCCTGCAGGGAGTAGCCGTATGCAACAATCCTTTTGTGTGGGACGGGTTGAATGAATGGACCGGCCTGCTGATGGCCCGCAGGCTTCACATCGAAACACCCCGCACAGCCATTCTGCCGTCGTGGGAAAAGCCACCGGCCGTTTCTGAGCGGGCCTTTGGCAACCTGGCCTTTCCGCTCGACTGGGAGAATATTTTCGATTACATTGGTTTTCCGGCGGTGATGATGCCTGCCCACCAGATGCCCGACGAAAGCAATATCCATTTCCTGCCGGATGAAAAAGCCTTTTATCGCCTGCACCCGCTTACCGGCACCCAGGTGATGATGCTGCAACAAAGCCTGCCTTGGGAGGCCTATTTCCGCTGCTTTGTGATGGGTGATCAGATGCAGCTTGTACCTTATGATCCCCGTCGTTCGGCCCATCAGCGCTACCAGGCCGGTTTTCCCCTCACCGCAGCCCGCATCGAAGAAATTACGTCCAAAGCCCGGAAGCTGCAGGTATTCTGCGGGTATGATTTTCAGGTAAGCGAATGGGCCGTTGCAAACAATCAGCTCTATGCCGTCAGGCTGGCTCAACCTTTCCACGAAGGCCTGCTCAGCACCCTGCCCGACCCGATGAAAGACTGGCTTTGCGATGCCATTGCCCAAGCGGCCTTGCAGGTTGCCAATACCTGGAGTCCTGATCAGGATAATCTGCGATGGGGAAAATGGCCTGAAGCATCCATCCATCGCCAGGCGTTCTGGAACTGGACCTTCCAGAATTGA
- a CDS encoding L-threonylcarbamoyladenylate synthase, with translation MLLKVHPQNPSPRHMHQIVECLQNGGVIIYPTDTVYGLGCDIFNHQAVERICQIKQIPVEKAQFSFICHDLSHLSDYVRQIDTPLFRLLKNSLPGPYTFILPASKQVPKMLKTKKDTVGIRVPDNLIARTIVKELGHPILSTSLTDEYVEYYTDPEWIHEKFKKVVDIVVDGGVGGIEPSTVIDCTDEVPRLVRKGKGVWQDWVSAE, from the coding sequence ATGCTATTGAAAGTTCATCCCCAAAACCCATCGCCTCGGCACATGCATCAGATTGTGGAATGCCTGCAAAACGGAGGTGTTATTATTTACCCTACCGATACCGTGTATGGCCTTGGATGCGATATTTTCAACCATCAGGCGGTGGAACGCATCTGCCAGATCAAGCAAATCCCGGTAGAAAAGGCCCAGTTCTCCTTCATTTGTCACGACCTGAGTCATTTGAGCGATTATGTGCGACAGATTGATACCCCTTTGTTCCGCCTGCTTAAAAATTCCCTGCCAGGCCCTTATACCTTTATTCTGCCTGCCAGCAAGCAGGTGCCCAAAATGCTGAAGACCAAAAAAGATACCGTCGGCATTCGTGTACCCGATAACCTGATTGCCCGTACCATTGTAAAAGAGCTTGGTCATCCGATCCTGAGCACCTCGCTCACCGATGAATACGTGGAATATTATACCGATCCGGAATGGATTCATGAAAAATTCAAAAAGGTGGTGGATATTGTGGTGGATGGAGGCGTGGGTGGCATTGAGCCTTCTACGGTGATTGACTGCACGGATGAAGTGCCCCGGCTCGTCCGCAAGGGTAAAGGCGTATGGCAGGATTGGGTAAGCGCGGAATAA
- the mtgA gene encoding monofunctional biosynthetic peptidoglycan transglycosylase: MPAGSRRSLLHRVGRFVKRLFIVLFAAQLVYIVILKWVPPPTTLTMLQNRIAAWRDSQPFRYQWVSYDRISPYAKLAVMAGEDQLFPDHNGFDFKSIEKAWKHNQRSRHIRGASTISQQVARNVFLWQGRTWLRKGLEVYFTFMIEKIWGKKRILEMYLNVAQMGPHLFGVEAAAEAYFHKHASQLNREEASMIAAVLPNPNIYLVKPPSRFTLWRQQYLLQQMHNLEGDADIEALIMKK, encoded by the coding sequence ATGCCTGCCGGTTCGCGTCGTTCACTGTTGCATCGTGTAGGGCGTTTTGTCAAACGTCTCTTTATTGTTTTGTTTGCAGCCCAGCTGGTATATATTGTGATATTGAAATGGGTACCGCCGCCAACAACGCTTACCATGTTGCAGAACCGGATTGCAGCTTGGCGGGATAGTCAGCCATTCCGTTATCAGTGGGTGAGTTATGATCGCATTTCGCCTTACGCGAAGTTAGCCGTGATGGCTGGTGAAGACCAGTTGTTTCCGGATCATAACGGGTTTGATTTCAAATCTATTGAAAAAGCATGGAAACATAACCAACGCAGCCGGCACATTCGCGGTGCCAGCACCATCAGCCAGCAGGTAGCGCGCAACGTGTTTCTGTGGCAGGGACGCACCTGGTTGCGAAAGGGGCTGGAAGTGTATTTTACGTTTATGATTGAAAAGATTTGGGGTAAAAAACGCATCCTTGAGATGTATTTGAATGTGGCTCAAATGGGGCCGCATCTGTTTGGTGTAGAAGCCGCTGCTGAAGCCTATTTTCACAAACACGCATCTCAGCTGAACCGGGAAGAAGCCTCCATGATTGCAGCCGTATTGCCTAATCCGAATATTTATCTGGTTAAACCCCCGTCCCGCTTTACCCTGTGGCGCCAGCAATATTTACTGCAGCAGATGCACAATCTGGAAGGTGATGCGGATATCGAGGCGTTGATTATGAAAAAATAG
- a CDS encoding SDR family oxidoreductase, whose amino-acid sequence MKTGVTGATGQLGRLVIAALLQKNLAPSDIVAIVRNPEKAADLAKQGITIRQGDYNKPETLEKALAGLDQLLLISANEVGKRLLQHRHVIEAAKKNQITHLVYTSLLHADTSAINLAEEHRQTEALIRESGIPFTFLRNGWYHENYVQAIVNAVLQGMLAGCAGNGKIASAARADYAEAAAVVLATSGHENKMYELAGDEAWTMDDLAKEITRQTGKQIVYLNMSEQEYASLLAGSGLPAEIAQMIAGWDAAIAHGHLFDDSHQLGKLIGRPTTPIADTVKKALESIK is encoded by the coding sequence ATGAAAACAGGCGTTACCGGTGCAACCGGACAGTTAGGCAGACTGGTCATAGCAGCGTTATTGCAAAAAAACTTGGCGCCATCCGACATAGTAGCCATCGTTAGAAATCCCGAGAAAGCAGCGGATCTGGCAAAACAAGGCATAACAATCAGGCAGGGTGATTACAACAAGCCTGAAACATTGGAAAAAGCCCTCGCCGGCCTGGATCAGTTGCTGCTTATCTCTGCCAATGAAGTGGGTAAGCGTCTGCTCCAGCATCGCCATGTGATTGAAGCAGCCAAAAAGAATCAGATCACACATCTGGTTTATACCAGCTTGTTGCATGCCGATACTTCAGCCATCAACCTGGCCGAAGAACATCGGCAAACGGAAGCGCTGATCCGTGAATCAGGCATCCCATTCACATTCCTGCGCAATGGCTGGTACCATGAAAATTATGTACAGGCTATTGTGAATGCCGTGCTACAGGGCATGCTGGCTGGCTGTGCAGGCAACGGAAAAATTGCTTCTGCTGCCCGGGCCGATTATGCAGAGGCTGCTGCTGTGGTGCTGGCCACCTCGGGACATGAAAACAAAATGTATGAACTGGCTGGTGATGAAGCCTGGACGATGGACGATCTGGCAAAGGAAATCACCCGCCAGACCGGCAAACAAATCGTGTACCTCAATATGAGTGAACAGGAATATGCCTCTTTGCTGGCAGGCAGCGGTCTGCCCGCAGAAATAGCTCAAATGATAGCAGGTTGGGATGCAGCCATTGCCCATGGTCATCTGTTCGATGACAGCCACCAGCTGGGTAAGCTCATCGGTCGTCCCACCACACCCATAGCCGATACGGTAAAGAAAGCTTTGGAAAGTATAAAATAA
- a CDS encoding AAA family ATPase, whose translation MKKIVVIGPESTGKSTLSEQLAAHLHTVWVPEFARDYLNQLHRPYEEADLLAIARGQIQSEDRLFHQANRFLICDTDLYVIKVWSEHKYQTCHPWILQQIAQRTYDLYILTYIDIPWTYDPQREYPQPEMREYFFRIYRDIVIQSGTPWICVKGNEQERLQTALNGIHSLFPQTSMHP comes from the coding sequence ATGAAAAAAATTGTGGTCATCGGACCGGAATCAACAGGGAAAAGCACCTTGAGTGAACAACTCGCCGCCCATTTGCATACAGTTTGGGTACCTGAATTTGCCCGCGATTACCTGAACCAACTGCATCGACCCTATGAAGAAGCTGACCTGCTGGCTATTGCACGTGGACAAATTCAATCCGAAGACCGCCTTTTTCATCAGGCCAACCGTTTCCTGATCTGCGATACCGATTTGTACGTCATCAAGGTGTGGAGCGAACACAAATACCAAACCTGCCATCCCTGGATTCTGCAACAAATCGCCCAACGGACATACGATCTGTATATCCTCACCTACATTGATATCCCCTGGACTTACGACCCGCAGCGCGAATACCCCCAACCGGAGATGCGCGAATATTTCTTCAGGATATATCGGGATATTGTTATCCAGTCTGGTACACCCTGGATATGTGTAAAAGGCAATGAACAAGAACGGCTTCAAACTGCGCTGAACGGCATCCACAGTCTTTTTCCACAAACGTCTATGCATCCGTAG
- a CDS encoding efflux RND transporter permease subunit — translation MKNFFAAYRRPLALVLALVLMGGLLVYTRMQTSLFPEITFPKIKVIADNGLQPVDKMMVTVTQPLELAIKKIQNLQMIRSTTSRGSCEISAFLNWGANIDLGMQQINERISEIRSSLPPDVQITVEKMNPSILPVMGYALESNTLTPIELKLLALYTIRPYLAQVPGVSQIQIMGGRTKEYWVTLHPEKMTALHLTPAAVAQAISKTNFVLANGYVDDYHRLYLSVTNDNLVDLNQLQHIVITNDGKRVVYLQDIADVTVQEAIEYTRINANGHNAVLIGVIKQPNANLIEVSDQVEARVKSLQRLLPPGVKMVPYYIQADFVHDAIHSVTDALWIGILLAIIVAILFLRSWKASATLLVTVPITLALTLIVLYAVGYTFNIMTLGAIAAAIGLIIDDAIVVTEQIHRTGEEHPDVDTPTLVKKAIQYLFPAMVASSLSTIVIFIPFGFMSGVAGAYFQVLANTMIITLVCSFLVTWIGLPVIYLTFSRKHRRIQHAQKTVKTQRWVQFFLNHVWLSALFCILLAAMIFWILPRLGTGFLPDMDEGSIVLDYTSPPGTSLDETDRMCRQVEKIIMSTPEVESYSRRTGTQMGFFITEPNTGDYLISLKKNRKRTTDQVIDDIRKRIEASLPALRVDFGQVITDMLGDLTESTQPIEIKIFGNNPSILHQIADSVAYWAATVPGAADVFNGIVIAGPSVDVRPRADVLAQYGMTPADLQFQLQTQLQGTVVGQVLDQQQMTDVRMIYPHSRQRTVADIRNTEIFLPNGTLKPVGAFATISLQPGSAEIQRENLQTVDIVTARLNQRDLGSVMHDIQARIAGLVVLPQGYHIEYGGNYAQQQRSFRELLLILITAGLLVCCVTAFMTRNLWVSLSILLIAALGTAGCILALWITGTPLNVGSYTGIIMIVGIIGENAIFTFQQFHQRLNETKNVNEALVYAISTRLRPKLMTALGAIIALMPLALGIGVGAQLHQPLAIAVIGGFIMALPLLLIVLPSWLKLIYRHYSRA, via the coding sequence ATGAAAAACTTCTTTGCTGCCTATCGCCGGCCGCTGGCTTTAGTCCTTGCCCTGGTACTGATGGGGGGATTGCTGGTGTATACCCGTATGCAAACCTCTCTTTTTCCCGAAATCACTTTCCCCAAAATAAAAGTGATTGCCGATAATGGTTTGCAGCCGGTTGATAAAATGATGGTGACTGTCACCCAGCCGCTGGAGCTCGCCATCAAAAAAATCCAGAATCTGCAGATGATCCGCAGCACTACCAGCCGCGGCAGCTGCGAAATCTCTGCTTTCCTGAACTGGGGAGCCAATATTGACCTGGGTATGCAGCAAATCAACGAACGCATCTCCGAAATCCGCAGCAGCCTTCCACCGGACGTACAGATCACCGTGGAGAAAATGAATCCATCCATTCTCCCTGTGATGGGCTATGCGCTGGAAAGCAATACCCTAACTCCTATTGAACTGAAACTGTTAGCACTCTACACCATCCGGCCCTATCTGGCACAGGTGCCGGGTGTAAGCCAGATCCAAATCATGGGTGGCCGCACCAAGGAATATTGGGTGACCCTGCATCCGGAAAAAATGACTGCCCTTCATCTTACTCCGGCTGCCGTAGCCCAGGCTATCAGTAAAACCAATTTTGTGTTGGCCAATGGCTATGTGGATGATTATCACCGGCTTTACCTGTCTGTAACCAACGATAATCTGGTTGACCTTAACCAGCTGCAACATATTGTGATTACCAACGATGGGAAACGGGTGGTATATCTGCAAGACATTGCCGACGTAACCGTGCAGGAAGCCATTGAGTACACACGTATCAATGCCAATGGGCATAACGCCGTCTTGATCGGAGTAATCAAGCAACCCAACGCCAACCTCATCGAGGTGTCTGATCAGGTAGAAGCCCGGGTAAAAAGCCTGCAGCGGCTTCTGCCACCCGGTGTGAAAATGGTGCCCTATTATATCCAGGCCGATTTTGTACATGATGCTATTCACAGCGTTACTGATGCGCTTTGGATTGGGATTCTGCTGGCTATCATTGTAGCCATCCTCTTTCTGCGTTCCTGGAAAGCGAGTGCCACCCTGCTGGTTACCGTACCCATCACGCTGGCCCTGACGTTGATTGTGCTTTATGCCGTGGGGTATACTTTCAACATCATGACGCTGGGAGCTATAGCAGCAGCCATAGGGCTAATCATTGATGATGCCATTGTAGTTACCGAACAGATTCATCGCACAGGAGAAGAACACCCCGACGTGGATACCCCTACCCTGGTCAAAAAGGCAATTCAGTACCTGTTTCCCGCCATGGTGGCTTCATCGCTGAGTACAATCGTGATATTCATACCTTTTGGCTTCATGAGTGGTGTGGCAGGAGCCTATTTTCAGGTACTTGCCAATACCATGATCATCACTTTGGTATGCTCATTTCTGGTAACCTGGATTGGATTACCGGTAATTTATCTGACGTTTTCCAGAAAGCATCGTCGTATCCAACACGCACAAAAAACTGTAAAGACCCAGCGCTGGGTGCAATTTTTCCTAAACCATGTGTGGCTGAGTGCACTGTTTTGTATACTTCTGGCAGCCATGATTTTCTGGATACTTCCCCGGCTGGGCACAGGCTTCCTGCCTGATATGGATGAAGGATCCATCGTACTCGACTACACTTCTCCTCCCGGTACTTCCCTGGATGAAACCGATCGCATGTGTCGCCAGGTTGAAAAAATCATCATGAGTACACCCGAAGTGGAAAGCTATTCCAGGCGAACAGGCACTCAGATGGGATTTTTCATCACCGAACCCAATACCGGCGACTATCTCATCAGCCTGAAGAAAAACCGCAAACGCACAACTGATCAGGTGATTGACGATATCCGCAAACGTATCGAAGCCTCTCTGCCCGCCCTACGGGTTGATTTTGGTCAGGTAATTACCGACATGCTGGGTGATCTTACAGAATCAACCCAACCCATTGAAATCAAAATTTTCGGAAACAACCCCTCCATTTTGCACCAGATCGCAGATTCAGTAGCGTACTGGGCCGCCACTGTGCCAGGTGCTGCCGATGTATTTAACGGTATTGTCATTGCAGGCCCCTCAGTTGATGTTCGACCCCGTGCCGACGTGCTCGCACAATACGGTATGACACCGGCTGATCTCCAGTTCCAGTTGCAGACACAGTTGCAGGGAACTGTGGTAGGTCAGGTGCTGGATCAGCAACAAATGACAGATGTGCGCATGATTTACCCCCATTCTCGGCAACGCACTGTAGCTGATATCCGAAATACCGAAATCTTTCTGCCAAATGGTACCCTTAAGCCTGTAGGCGCCTTTGCTACTATTTCCCTACAACCCGGATCAGCTGAAATCCAGCGTGAAAACCTGCAGACAGTTGATATTGTTACCGCCAGGCTTAACCAACGTGATCTAGGCAGTGTGATGCATGACATCCAGGCACGGATTGCGGGGCTTGTGGTGTTACCACAGGGTTATCATATTGAATATGGCGGAAATTATGCCCAGCAACAGCGTTCATTCCGGGAATTGCTGCTGATCCTCATCACAGCTGGATTGCTGGTGTGCTGCGTAACGGCGTTCATGACCCGAAATCTGTGGGTGTCACTATCCATCCTGCTGATTGCGGCTCTAGGCACTGCAGGATGTATCCTGGCACTGTGGATCACAGGCACCCCACTGAACGTAGGCAGCTATACCGGCATTATCATGATTGTGGGTATCATTGGAGAAAATGCCATCTTTACCTTTCAGCAATTCCATCAGCGGCTTAACGAAACCAAAAATGTAAATGAGGCCCTGGTGTATGCGATTTCTACCCGTCTTCGACCCAAACTCATGACAGCCCTGGGAGCCATCATTGCGCTGATGCCCCTGGCACTGGGCATCGGTGTGGGAGCCCAGCTCCATCAGCCCCTGGCCATTGCCGTCATCGGCGGATTTATCATGGCCTTACCTTTGCTGCTGATAGTACTGCCCAGCTGGCTAAAACTCATTTATCGTCATTACTCCCGGGCATGA